One window of the Epinephelus moara isolate mb chromosome 24, YSFRI_EMoa_1.0, whole genome shotgun sequence genome contains the following:
- the zmynd10 gene encoding zinc finger MYND domain-containing protein 10 translates to MDTSVILPVEAEAFVQSLETFSVKEVGSERWFRQHEHIEKLNMQAILNASAMHNEFVKEHLVSYGKIPVLVHEMILIEVWKHKVFPILCQLQDFNPKNTFQLYMVIHHEVTIINLLETIMYHKDSCDSADDSVLDLVDYCHRKLTLLASKATREGTTTLDQHNLRGEAVVSTIEELQVQSAALEFEISLKAVSVLRYITDHTESVSVINRMLCTHNLPCVLVQLIDCCPWSRYKEGEVEKYISGRWQKIPAEDRLKMTKLDGQVWISLYNLLLKEDCQRKYEFNNFNKNQLLKLRGFLTEVLVDQLPNLVELQRFLAHLAVTDPAPPKKSLILEQIPEMWNHIVSENSGKWKAIAKYQVKETFSPSESDLRQQAQRLAQMYNLDLMESLLPEKPKCGSCGKEAAKRCSRCQGEWYCHRECQVKHWPKHKRACQLMAEATEKIQRDLHINS, encoded by the exons GTGGTTCAGACAGCACGAGCACATCGAGAAACTCAACATGCAGGCGATACTGAATGCTTCTGCTATGCACAATGAGTTCGTCAAAGAGCACCTGGTGTCCTATGGAAAG ATACCTGTTCTGGTCCATGAAATGATCCTCATCGAAGTGTGGAAGCACAAAGTGTTCCCCATTTTATGTCAGCTGCAGGACTTTAATCCCAAGAACACATTTCAGCTGTACATGGTT ATCCACCATGAAGTCACAATCATAAACCTACTTGAAACGATAATGTATCATAAG GATTCATGTGACTCAGCCGATGACTCTGTTCTTGACTTGGTGGATTACTGCCACCGCAAACTCACCTTACTGGCGAGCAAAGCGACCAGGGAGGGCACAACAACTCTTGACCAACACAACCTGAGAGGAGAAGCAGTTGTATCCACTATAGAG GAGTTGCAGGTGCAGAGTGCTGCACTGGAGTTTGAAATCTCCCTGAAGGCTGTTTCTGTGCTGCGCTACATCACTGATCACACCGAGAG TGTCAGTGTCATCAACCGCATGCTGTGCACACATAACCTGCCTTGTGTCCTGGTTCAGCTGATTGACTGCTGCCCTTGGAGTCGCTATAAAGAAG GTGAAGTAGAAAAGTACATCAGTGGCAGATGGCAGAAGATCCCTGCTGAGGACCGTTTAAAGATGACAAAACTAGACGGTCAGGTCTGGATTTCTCTTTACAATCTGCTGCTGAAGGAAGACTGCCAAAGGAAATATGAATTCAACAATTTCAACAAGAATCAGCTTCTGAAG CTGCGGGGTTTCCTGACGGAGGTGTTGGTTGATCAACTGCCAAACCTGGTGGAGCTGCAGCGTTTCCTGGCTCACCTGGCCGTTACAGACCCTGCCCCTCCAAAAAAGAGCCTCATTCTGGAACAg ATCCCAGAAATGTGGAACCACATTGTGAGTGAGAATTCTGGGAAGTGGAAGGCAATAGCAAAGTATCAAGTCAAAGAAACGTTCAGCCCGTCTGAGAGTGACCTGAGGCAGCAGGCACAGAG GTTGGCCCAGATGTACAATTTGGATCTGATGGAGAGTTTACTCCCCGAGAAGCCAAAGTGTGGATCCTGTGGGAAAGAGGCTGCAAAGAGATGCTCTCGATGTCAGGGAGAGTGGTACTGTCACAG AGAATGTCAGGTGAAGCACTGGCCTAAACACAAGAGAGCCTGCCAGCTTATGGCCGAGGCCACAGAGAAGATCCAGAGGGACCTGCACATCAACAGCTAA